TGTCGCTGTCGCCATCAGCGTCGGACTCAACTTGCTCGGCTTCAACGACATCTCGCTCGGACTACTCGTCGTCCTCGCGCTCTCGTTCATTGTCGCGCTGTTTATCCGGCCGCGTTCGAAGTGATGATCGACCCTCGTCTACATGACGAGGGTCTTACTTATAGGGATAGTCGGAGCATGATATATCCTACATATAAACATCACCATCGGTATAACGTGTGCTGAAGCGCATCAAAAAGAGGCTGGGACATAACTCAGTAGATTTATAACAAAGAGGCCACCTGGAGCGACTTGTTCGCTCCAGGTGGCCTCTTGTCATTTTTATGGGTTCGTGCACGCATTTCGGACTAAACAGATAGGGGCGACCTCTGATAAAGTTAAAGTGACCAAACCATAACTTTGGAGGTGCCCCTATGTACAAAGAGTATACCATGAACCAATTGGTTTTGCCCCTAGATTTAGAAGTCCGTCTCCAGGAAAACGATATCGCCTTCGCTGTCCACGACCTTGTCGAACAGATCCCCGACGAGGCCTTCGAGCCGTTCTGGCGAACGACGGGCTGCCCGGCCTATCATCCGCGCATGATGATGAAGATCGTCCTCTGCGCCTACACGCAGTCCGCATTCTCGGGCCGAAAGATCGAAGGCCTACTCAAGGACAGTCTTCGGATGATGTGGCTCGCCCAGGGCCACGAGCCGAGTTATCGGACGATCAACCGCTTCCGTGTTCACCCGGCTGTCGCCCCGATCCTGAAGGCCGCGTTCGTCGCCTTCAGATGCCATCTCGTCGAGACCGGCGAGATCGACGAGGAGGCGATCTTCATCGACGGCACGAAGATCGAGGCGAACGCCAACCGTTATACGTTCGTCTGGCGGAGGGCGGTCGAGCGATACAGCGCCGCGCTCGTCGAGAAGTCGAACCAACTGTACGACGAACTGATGGCCGACCAGGTCATCCCCGAGATCGAACGGGAGAGCCCGGACGCGCTCTCGGTCCAAGAACTCGAACAGGTCGCCGCGCGACTTGAAGAAAAGATCGAGGCCATCGACGAGGAGATCGCCTCGACCACCGACGTCGCCGAACGGAAACGATTGCGTGCGGAACGGAAGGTGCCCCGTCGTCTCCACAAACAGGCCGCCGACTTCGCCACCCGGAAACGCCGATACGAGGGGCACATGGCCACCTTCGGTACACGGAACAGTTACTCGAAGACCGACAGGGACGCGACGTTCATGCGGATGAAAGAGGATCACATGAAGAACGGCCAACTCAAGCCGGGCTACAACGTCCAGATCGCAACCGAAGGTCAGTACACGCTCGCCTATGACGTCTATCCGAACCCGACCGACATGAAGACGTTGATCCCGTTCCTCGATGAAATCGAAACGTTCTTCGACCTGCCCGCCCACATCGTCGCCGACGCGGGATACGGGAGCCAGCAGAACTACACGGACATACTCGAGCGCCGGGGGCGCCTGCCCTTGATCCCGCATACGATGTACCGGAAGGAACAGAAGAAGAAATGGCGCGAGGACCCGTTCAACATCGCGAACTGGGCGTACGATGACGAGACCGACACGTTCACGTGCCCGGACGGGAGACGGCTCCCGTTCAGCCATGAGTCCCACAGGACCGACCGGAACGGCTTCACCCGCGACTTCCGTGTGTACGAGTGCGAGAGCTGCGACGGCTGCCCGTTCCGGGAGCTGTGCACGAAGGCCGAACCGGGGAGACACCGCCAGGTCAGCGTGAACGGGGCCTGGGAAGAACAAAAGCATATGACGAGAACGCTGCTTTCGGATGAGAAAACCGGTGCCCTCTACGCCCGCCGCAAGACGGACGTGGAACCAGTTTTTGGATATCTGAAGGCCAATTTGGGTTTCACCCGCTTCTCCGTCAGAGGAAAACAGCGCGTGAAACGCGAGCTCGGCTTCGCCCTCATGGCGGTGAACCTACGGAAGTTCATCGCCAATGGCATCGGGGGAAGTGCAAAGAAGGGGTCCGGCCACCGAAAATCGGTGACCGGACCCCTCTTTTTATTGAAAAGCTCTAAAACCGGCTAGTTATGTCCCAGCCTCGTTAACGTCTGGCGATATGGTCAATGTTCTCTTGAATCTCTCCGACTTTGCTCTTCGCTTCACGCAACCGTCGTTCGAACGCCTCGGTGTCGAGTTTTTCACGTTGAGGCTCGTCTTTCCCGCGACGCTGTCCTTTCGGGGAGCGATGGATATGGGTCGCTTTCATCAAGCGCTTTTTAAACGTTGAATCGCTCATCAGGACACCCCCTTCCATACTATATACGTTCCACCTCTTCTTTCCGATGAAACGTTTGAACCTTCACGAGGCGAGGGTTCTGCGCATTTGCGGGTTTGTTGAGACTTTGTAGGCGATGGCTGCAGCTAACACTGCTTTAATCAAGTCACCAAGGATGAACGGGATATTCACTTTGAGTGCATCGATGAACGTCAATCCGAACACGGCTTGGAGACCGAGACTGCCGACTACATAGACGAAGCCGAGTCCGATTAGGATGTTATAAGCGACGAGAGCGGGGAACGTACGATGCCGTTCCGATAACCAACCGATCAAAAAGGCAGCGATCGGGAAGGCGATCAAATAACCGACCGTCGGACCGACAAACGGGGCGAGCCCGCCCGAACCACTTAAGACGGGTAGACCGATCAAGCCGAGCAATAAGTAGACGACGACGGCAAGACCGCCTTTTTTGGCGCCGAGCACGGAAGCGACCGTCATGATGCCGAGCATTTGAAGGGTGATCGGAACGGGGCCGATCGGGATGGCGATGGAGCCGATGCTCGCAAGCAAGGCGGCGCCGATGGCAACTTGTGTCAAATCATGAATTTTCAATATGTAAACCCCTTTTCTGTTAACGTTGACTAATTTAGGTTAACATCATTTTTTTCGTCTGACAAGCAGAAAAATGAGGACCTGGTCGCAAATTGACCAGGTCCTTATCGTTTACGCATGTGTCGGTAGGTTCTCTTTCGCTTCTGTCAGTTGAATCCGAACTGAGTCAAAGCCCGTCCCGCCGTAACTGTTGCGGCGTTTGACGGCCGTCACCGGCGAGAGTGCCTCGTACACATCCGCTTCAATCAATTTAGAGTGGGCTTGGTACGTCTCGATCGGTAATTCTGATAAATACAGACGCTGGTCGATACAATACCGGACGAGCGTGCCCGTCACTTCATGGGCCTCACGGAACGGCATCCCTTTTGCCGTCAAATAATCGGCGAGTTCGGTCGCGTTCGAGAAATCGCGTTCGGTCGCTTGCTTCATCGTTTCCGTGTGGAACGTCATGTCTTGAATCATACCGGCCATGATGCTGAGACTGCCCTGAACCGTCTTGACGGTGTCGAACATGCCTTCCTTATCTTCTTGCAGGTCCTTGTTATAGGCGAGTGGGAGTCCTTTCATAATCGTCAAAAGTCCCATCAGATTGCCGACGACGCGACCTGACTTTCCGCGGACGAGTTCGGCCATGTCCGGGTTCTTCTTCTGAGGCATCATGCTCGATCCCGTAGAGAACACGTCAGAGATCGTGATGAACCGATACTCTTCGCTGCTCCAAAGGATCAACTCCTCGCAGAACCGTGACAAGTGCATCATGAGCAGCGACGCATTCGACAAGAACTCTAAGATGAAGTCACGGTCGCTGACGGCGTCCAGACTGTTCGGATAGACTTGGGCGAAACCGAGCAACTCGGCCGAGCGATGACGATCGATCGGGAATGTCGTCCCAGCCAGGGCACCCGCTCCGAGCGGGCTCATGTCAATCCGTTTCAAGCTGTCACTGAAGCGCTCCTTGTCGCGCTCGAGCATCCAGAAGTACGCGAGCAAGTGGTGGGCGAGCGAGACCGGCTGGGCCCGTTGCAAGTGTGTATAACCCGGCATGATCGACTCGACGTTTTGAGCGGCGTGGTCATAGAGCGCCGTCTGCACGGCCTCGATTCCGTCAATCGTCTCGAGGACGCGGCGTTTCAAATGCAGGTGCATATCCGTCGCTACTTGGTCGTTCCGGCTCCGCGCCGTGTGCATCTTGCCAGCGACCGGGCCGATTTCTTCATGCAAGAGGGCCTCGAGGTTCATATGGATGTCTTCATGGAAGACGTTGAACGTCAATTCGTCCGCTTGTGCCTTCTTGGCTAGCGTCTTCAACCCCGCGACGATTTGCACGACTTCGTCCGCCGTCAAAATGTGCTGCTCCCCAAGCATCGTCACGTGGGCGATGCTCCCTTCAATATCTTCTAACACGAGCTGGGCGTCGAAATGAATCGAGGCCCCGAACTCGTCGACCCATTCACTGGCCGTCTGTTCGAACCGGCCGCCCCATAGTTTACTCATGCACCATCGTTCCTTTCTCTGCGAGCACTTCCGCTTGCACTTTCGTCGGCAGTCCCCATAACTTGATGAAACCGACGGCAGCTTGTTGGTCGAACGTGTCGGCCGACGTGTACGTCGCGAGATGTTCGTCATAGAGCGAGATCGGAGACTTCCGTCCGTCGACGATGGCTTGCCCCTTGAACAGTTTCATCCGGACCGTACCGGTCACGGTTTGTTGCGTCTCATCGATGAAGGCGAGGAGCGCTTTCGTCAGTGGCGAGTACCAGAGACCGTTGTAGATTGTCTCCGTCAATTTCTGTTCGACGATCGGTTTGAAGTGGGCGACTTCCCGGACGAGCGTGAGCGCCTCGAGCGCTTGGTGTGCCGTGATGAGCGTCATCGCACCCGGTGCTTCGTACACTTCCCGTGATTTGATCCCGACGACCCGGTTTTCGATATGGTCGATTTTTCCGATGCCGTGTGCCCCGGCGACGATATTCAACTGTTCGAGAATGGCTGTGAACGTCGCTGCTTGTCCATTGATGGCGACTGGTACGCCGGCTTTGAACTCGATTTCGACATACGTCGGTTCGTTCGGAGTGTCTTCGAGCTGTGCCGTCAATTCATAAGCGCTCGCCGGTGGAGCGGCCCATGGATCCTCAAGGATGCCGCATTCGACGGCCCGGCCCCAAATGTTTTGGTCGATCGAGAACGGCTCTTCTTGGACGATCGGAATCGGGATACCGTGCTCGGCCGCATAGGCGATTTCTTCTTCCCGTGACCATTTCCACTCCCGGACCGGCGCGATGATTTCAAGCGACGGGTCGAGAGCATGAATCGACACCTCGAACCGGACTTGGTCATTCCCTTTCCCCGTGCACCCGTGAGCGACGGCGATGGCGCCTTCGGCTTGCGCGACCTCGACTAGCTTCTTCGAGATGAGCGGCCGCGATAGGGCAGAGACGAGTGGATAGACGCCTTCATACATTGTATGTGCCTGCATCGAGTAACGGGCGAAATCGTTGACGAATTCATCGACCGCATCGATGACGACCGATTTGACGGCTCCGACTTTGAGTGCCTTCTGTTGAATGCGCTCCAGGTCTTTCCCTTCTCCCACGTTCAAACAGCAGGCGATGACGTCATATCCCTGTTCATCCAACCATTTGATTGCGACCGATGTGTCAAGTCCACCTGAATAAGCTAATACGAGTTTTTGTTTCATTTCCTTACACCCCTTATACATAATTATTCATCTTTATTTATAAATATACGATTTAGTCTAACGGATGATTTCATGTAAAGCAACCTTTTTTGGCAAAAAAAAGGAATCACTTGTGAAAGTGATCCTTCATTGAACGAGTTCGAGTTCTGGCATCCATTGCGACATATGTTCGCTCGTGGCATCGAACAACTCGGGTTTTGCCGTCTTTAACGGCACGACCTCGAACGGTCCGTCAGCACTAGAGCGCCGGGTGAACGTCGGATAGAACATCGGATTGGCGAGTTCGAACGTCGTCTCATCCGCCTCGACGGTCTTGACGACATCGATGCCGACGATGCCACCCGTATTACGATCGTCTCCTTGTTGGCCGGACAGGAAGTTGCCGAGCGAGTAGGCGACGAACGTTCGGTTGCCTTCAGCGCCGTCCACCCAAGCGACCGGTTGGAGCACGTGGGGATGATGGCCGATGATGAGATCGACCCCGAGGTCAGACAGCTCTTGGACGAGTGTCTGTTGTGCCTCATTCGGGAGTATCTCATATTCATTCCCGAAATGGAGCGAGACGACGGTGAGGTCGGCTGCTTGTTCGGCCGCTTCAATCTCAGGCTTCATTGCCTCGAGATCGATGTAGTTGACATGGTACGGTTGTTTCGGAACGACCCCGTTCGTGCCGTACGTGTAGGCGAGAAACGCGAACGAGATATCATTCTCGGTCAGCGTCCGAAGCTCGGACTTGTCCGCCTCCGATAAGAATGAACCAGTGTACGGCATGCCGATCTCGTTCCAGTGGGCGATCGAATTCTCGATGGCCGTGACACCTCGATCGAGCGTATGGTTATTCGCCGTCGTCACCAAGTCGATGCCAGCGTCTTGGAGCGCATCACCGACCTCATACGGACTGTTGAAAGCCGGGTAGCTCGATAAGCCGATCTCACTGCCACCGATCATGCTCTCTTGGTTGGCGATGGCAATATCGGCCTCGGTCAAAATCGGGGCGATTGGTTCGAAGGTGGCAGTGAAGTCATAGACGTCCCCGCTCTTGGCGGCATTATATACGCTGTCGTGCAACAAGATATCGCCAATCGCATAGACGGACGTCGTCGTCACGACTGATTCTGGCTCTTCAGGAACAGGTGCCGGGGTCTCTGTTTGCTGGGTAGACGTCTCGACGTCAGCGGTCGCACAGCCGAACAGAAAGAGGAGGGGCAAGGTCAATATGGCTTGTTTATACGGGATTACTCGTTTCAAGGGACGAGTCACTTCCTTTCTTATGATACAAATTGATCTATATGTACCATTCGCAATTGACTGTCAATTTCCTTGTTAGGCGACAAGAAAAAGTGCCAGGCTATAGTAGCATGGCACTTCGATCGTTAAATCCGTTCTGTCTTCAAGATGTGTTCCATTTCCTCGAACTCGTTCGTAATCGTCGAGCTCGGTGGTGGTGTCATCAGACTGACGACATAAATGGCGAGGCTCGACAAGAAGAACGCTGGAATCATCTCATAGAGCTCACCGACGGTCCCGAACCAATCGGCGGCAAAGTTTTTCCAGACGATGACGATGAATGCCCCGACGAGCATACCGGCGAGCGCCCCTTGTCGCGTCGTTCGTTTCCAGAACAGGCTGAACAGGATGAGTGGCCCGAACGACGAGCCGAAGCCGGCCCAGGCGTAACCGACCAAGTTCAAGATCGTATC
This sequence is a window from Exiguobacterium mexicanum. Protein-coding genes within it:
- a CDS encoding CapA family protein, with translation MKRVIPYKQAILTLPLLFLFGCATADVETSTQQTETPAPVPEEPESVVTTTSVYAIGDILLHDSVYNAAKSGDVYDFTATFEPIAPILTEADIAIANQESMIGGSEIGLSSYPAFNSPYEVGDALQDAGIDLVTTANNHTLDRGVTAIENSIAHWNEIGMPYTGSFLSEADKSELRTLTENDISFAFLAYTYGTNGVVPKQPYHVNYIDLEAMKPEIEAAEQAADLTVVSLHFGNEYEILPNEAQQTLVQELSDLGVDLIIGHHPHVLQPVAWVDGAEGNRTFVAYSLGNFLSGQQGDDRNTGGIVGIDVVKTVEADETTFELANPMFYPTFTRRSSADGPFEVVPLKTAKPELFDATSEHMSQWMPELELVQ
- the argH gene encoding argininosuccinate lyase; its protein translation is MSKLWGGRFEQTASEWVDEFGASIHFDAQLVLEDIEGSIAHVTMLGEQHILTADEVVQIVAGLKTLAKKAQADELTFNVFHEDIHMNLEALLHEEIGPVAGKMHTARSRNDQVATDMHLHLKRRVLETIDGIEAVQTALYDHAAQNVESIMPGYTHLQRAQPVSLAHHLLAYFWMLERDKERFSDSLKRIDMSPLGAGALAGTTFPIDRHRSAELLGFAQVYPNSLDAVSDRDFILEFLSNASLLMMHLSRFCEELILWSSEEYRFITISDVFSTGSSMMPQKKNPDMAELVRGKSGRVVGNLMGLLTIMKGLPLAYNKDLQEDKEGMFDTVKTVQGSLSIMAGMIQDMTFHTETMKQATERDFSNATELADYLTAKGMPFREAHEVTGTLVRYCIDQRLYLSELPIETYQAHSKLIEADVYEALSPVTAVKRRNSYGGTGFDSVRIQLTEAKENLPTHA
- a CDS encoding biotin transporter BioY; this translates as MKIHDLTQVAIGAALLASIGSIAIPIGPVPITLQMLGIMTVASVLGAKKGGLAVVVYLLLGLIGLPVLSGSGGLAPFVGPTVGYLIAFPIAAFLIGWLSERHRTFPALVAYNILIGLGFVYVVGSLGLQAVFGLTFIDALKVNIPFILGDLIKAVLAAAIAYKVSTNPQMRRTLAS
- a CDS encoding IS1182 family transposase, with translation MYKEYTMNQLVLPLDLEVRLQENDIAFAVHDLVEQIPDEAFEPFWRTTGCPAYHPRMMMKIVLCAYTQSAFSGRKIEGLLKDSLRMMWLAQGHEPSYRTINRFRVHPAVAPILKAAFVAFRCHLVETGEIDEEAIFIDGTKIEANANRYTFVWRRAVERYSAALVEKSNQLYDELMADQVIPEIERESPDALSVQELEQVAARLEEKIEAIDEEIASTTDVAERKRLRAERKVPRRLHKQAADFATRKRRYEGHMATFGTRNSYSKTDRDATFMRMKEDHMKNGQLKPGYNVQIATEGQYTLAYDVYPNPTDMKTLIPFLDEIETFFDLPAHIVADAGYGSQQNYTDILERRGRLPLIPHTMYRKEQKKKWREDPFNIANWAYDDETDTFTCPDGRRLPFSHESHRTDRNGFTRDFRVYECESCDGCPFRELCTKAEPGRHRQVSVNGAWEEQKHMTRTLLSDEKTGALYARRKTDVEPVFGYLKANLGFTRFSVRGKQRVKRELGFALMAVNLRKFIANGIGGSAKKGSGHRKSVTGPLFLLKSSKTG
- a CDS encoding argininosuccinate synthase; amino-acid sequence: MKQKLVLAYSGGLDTSVAIKWLDEQGYDVIACCLNVGEGKDLERIQQKALKVGAVKSVVIDAVDEFVNDFARYSMQAHTMYEGVYPLVSALSRPLISKKLVEVAQAEGAIAVAHGCTGKGNDQVRFEVSIHALDPSLEIIAPVREWKWSREEEIAYAAEHGIPIPIVQEEPFSIDQNIWGRAVECGILEDPWAAPPASAYELTAQLEDTPNEPTYVEIEFKAGVPVAINGQAATFTAILEQLNIVAGAHGIGKIDHIENRVVGIKSREVYEAPGAMTLITAHQALEALTLVREVAHFKPIVEQKLTETIYNGLWYSPLTKALLAFIDETQQTVTGTVRMKLFKGQAIVDGRKSPISLYDEHLATYTSADTFDQQAAVGFIKLWGLPTKVQAEVLAEKGTMVHE